CGGAAAAAACAAGGTGTGTGCAAGAGGCTTTGGGGTCGGTACCACCCGTACGCCGGCGCCACGCAGCGGGTTTATGGGGCCGTGTGGCTTGGCCGAAATGATGTACTACATCATTTCGTATCCCGAACAGGTCAGTTAAGACCTCCAGGGCTGATACGTAAAGACACAGTATGCCTTTACTACCTTAACTAAGGCGCATGGAACGTACGTTCTGAATACAATACTCTGTGAACAGCAAAATCGGATTCGTGTCCGATTTCATCCTTGTGAAAAACAGTTTAGGCAAAAGCTCTGGAGGGAGTCCCGCCCTTGCGCCTATTTCAAAGCGACTAATCGGCTACAACTACTCAGGGTACAAATGGTATACTGTATTTGAGGTTTATCTATATAAGAAATAGGGACCCTTAGAATAGTTGGCGGGGGATTGAGTCGGATATGGAGATTAAAACGGTAGCAATTATCGGCTTAGGTGCTATGGGAATATTGTATGGAAATCATCTGGCAAAGAGAATGCCACAGGCTGATTTAAGGATCATTGCTGATCGACAGAGAGTAGATAGATATATAAAGGATTCGATTTTTTGTAATGGGCAGCGGTGTGAGTTCCACTATATGACACCGAAGGAAAAAGCTTCACCCGCCGATCTTATACTTTTTACGGTAAAATACAGCGGCTTAGAAGAGGCTGTCCGGGCCGTCAGGAATCAAGTGGGGGAGAATACGCTTATTTTGTCTGCTTTGAATGGGATTACCAGTGAAGCCAGGATTGGTCAGGTTTATGGCCACGACAAAGTCTTATACGCTGTTGCCCAGGGAATGGATGCGGTCAAAGAAGGGAATAGACTGACTTATGCCCATATGGGTTTTCTTTGTTTTGGAGATCGGGAGCCTGGAAGCAGCTCATCTAAGGTTAAGAGAGTGGCAGACTTTTTCGCGAAGATGGAATTCCCTTATCTCGTTGATACTGATATGCCGAAGCGCCTGTGGGGTAAATTGATGCTCAATGTGGGTGTCAACCAGGCGGTGGCTGTCTATGGCAGCAATTATGGTGTTATCCAAAGAGAAGGACAGGCCAGGGATACGATGATTGCAGCGATGAAAGAGGTAATTGTCTTAGCGGAAAAAGAGGGCGTTGACTTAAGCGAAGCTGATTTGGATTATTGGTTAGAGGTCCTCAGCCAATTAAGCCCGCAAGGAAAACCTTCAATGCGTCAGGATGTTGAAGCCGGACGTTATAGCGAAGTGGAGCTTTTTGCCGGTACAGTCATAGAACTGGGGAAAAAGCATGGGATTGCCACACCGGTGAATCAGTGCCTTTACGATCAAATAAAGGCTGTGGAGGCCGGCTATTAGAGGATTTTTTATAGGCATCAGGATGTACAGATTTTATCGGCGGTTAACCTTTAAAGTTTATCGCCGTTTTGTCTATTTTTTTATTTTTTTCTGTAATAAACGGCAACGCTTTCTTACTAAGTAGGTAGAAGCAAGTGAAAGGCGGTGTCTGGGTGATGCTGCGATGAGAAACCTAAAAGAAATGTATATAGAACTTAGGGAGCCGATCTTTGGCTATCTTTTGCGACTATCGGGTGAATATGACCTGGCAGAGGAATTAACCCAAGAAACATTTTTACGGGCGTTACAGGCACTGCCAAAATTTCGCAATGAATCTTCGCTAAAAACATGGCTCTATGCCATTGCCCGCAATACCTATCTTAGCAAGATGAGTAAGGAGCGTCCTAAGGGCATCGTTCTGACCTCCTTTGCTGAAGTATTTATGGAGTCAGGAGAGAGTCATATGGATCCGGCGGAACAGCTCCTGCGCAAAGAGCAAAGCCTGAGCATCAAAAGAACAATCTACAATCTGCCGGAAACTTATCGGACAGTGATTATTCTCAGGGAGTTTGAAGAACTGAGCTATGGAGAGATCGCGAAGATATTGGGGAAGACGGAAAATTGGGTTCGGGTAACCTTCTATAGAGCGAAACAGAAGCTCAAAGAGGCCTATGCAGACCTGGAAAGGAGGATGGAAAGTGAAGATTGATTACTGCAGGCTCACCGAGGATCTTATGCCCCTATATAATGACGAACTCGTATCACAAGAAACGAAGGATTTTATCGAATGGCATTTGGAGCAGTGTTCTGAATGCCGGGAAAAGTACCGGGATAGCGGTGACCAAGTACCGGATGTTCGGATAGAGATACCTTATCCTGATCGAGTAAATACTGAGGAGGAAGATAAATTTCGATCGGCGAAAATATTTCTGCTTAAAGTTAGGAAACGTATGTTTGCCGCAGGAACCCTCGTTCTGATCATAATGCTTTTAGCCAGTGCAGGCAGCTTTTTCTATGGCAGGAGTTTTAACAATGAAGTGCCGGTTAAAGTGAATTCAGCAGAAGACTTTGCCAATAGCCTTGTCCCAGGCTGGCAGAGGGCTCAACAGTCAGGGCAAATTGTAGATATTAATATAACCAAGCCTATTCCCGACACAGAGGCTGTAGTGACTTTTGAAAAGGTGTGGTATACCCCGTCTTATACCTATGTGCTCTATACGGTCACGGAACCGAACCAAAATTATCTGATGGCGTCCCAGAGGGTGATTGATATACCCCCGGAAGACTATATGAGAGACAATTCTTCCATGGAGCCTTTAGGTAAAAGGTGGGGTGGCATCTCTCCGGAAGGGTATCATCAGATCATGGTGTTTATGGGCTATCATCCTCCGGTTCCGGCAGAGGAGCTTACCTTAACGGTTTCCAATTGGATCATCCCTGAAGGTTCTATGAAGCCTGAGCCAGTTGCAGCCATTAAGGGTGAAATCTCAGTGAACCTTCCTCTCAGGGATGAATTTCTAAAGGAGTCCTCGGAAATAGTGACCCTTGATAAGAGTTATGAATGGGAGGGGAGAAGCCTTCGCTTAACAGGCCTGGAGGTAAAGTCCTCGCAAACCTTGCTCTATGGCGAAGCAAAGCTGCAGGAGGGAGAAACCCTAAGTCACCTTCAGGGTTCAATAAAGTCTGGCGGGCAATCGGCAGGACTTAGCTACGAATCCATTGTTCCTGGCGATGCTCCGAATTCCTTCAAGTTTATCTTCTCTGCGCAACCCTTGAACCGATGGCCAGGTAAGGTATCC
The window above is part of the Desulfitobacterium chlororespirans DSM 11544 genome. Proteins encoded here:
- a CDS encoding ketopantoate reductase family protein, with translation MEIKTVAIIGLGAMGILYGNHLAKRMPQADLRIIADRQRVDRYIKDSIFCNGQRCEFHYMTPKEKASPADLILFTVKYSGLEEAVRAVRNQVGENTLILSALNGITSEARIGQVYGHDKVLYAVAQGMDAVKEGNRLTYAHMGFLCFGDREPGSSSSKVKRVADFFAKMEFPYLVDTDMPKRLWGKLMLNVGVNQAVAVYGSNYGVIQREGQARDTMIAAMKEVIVLAEKEGVDLSEADLDYWLEVLSQLSPQGKPSMRQDVEAGRYSEVELFAGTVIELGKKHGIATPVNQCLYDQIKAVEAGY
- a CDS encoding RNA polymerase sigma factor codes for the protein MRNLKEMYIELREPIFGYLLRLSGEYDLAEELTQETFLRALQALPKFRNESSLKTWLYAIARNTYLSKMSKERPKGIVLTSFAEVFMESGESHMDPAEQLLRKEQSLSIKRTIYNLPETYRTVIILREFEELSYGEIAKILGKTENWVRVTFYRAKQKLKEAYADLERRMESED
- a CDS encoding zf-HC2 domain-containing protein, translating into MKIDYCRLTEDLMPLYNDELVSQETKDFIEWHLEQCSECREKYRDSGDQVPDVRIEIPYPDRVNTEEEDKFRSAKIFLLKVRKRMFAAGTLVLIIMLLASAGSFFYGRSFNNEVPVKVNSAEDFANSLVPGWQRAQQSGQIVDINITKPIPDTEAVVTFEKVWYTPSYTYVLYTVTEPNQNYLMASQRVIDIPPEDYMRDNSSMEPLGKRWGGISPEGYHQIMVFMGYHPPVPAEELTLTVSNWIIPEGSMKPEPVAAIKGEISVNLPLRDEFLKESSEIVTLDKSYEWEGRSLRLTGLEVKSSQTLLYGEAKLQEGETLSHLQGSIKSGGQSAGLSYESIVPGDAPNSFKFIFSAQPLNRWPGKVSLDIGAIQFKTSEAINIPVDWSFYVSKEGPSEVSEEQVPAVSFYDGMVRLSSIDPKSWLELEIVEPPQKLLKKQPYIIMAPDPVFVERFNNYSTGLRITNEHGEVLEVGGSGSFHNGDRMGVGFEMDSEDELWKTSKKITITINQPEAHLVVNQEIELN